From Pararhodobacter zhoushanensis, the proteins below share one genomic window:
- a CDS encoding TRAP transporter small permease, with amino-acid sequence MFKTIHKIFYGLAWTMAVVGGALLTALVLMLCLSILGREASDVLHSAWMQETMPDVARSLLDAGVGPIFGDYEFLVAGLAVSVFCFLGWCQITAGHATVDVFTSGLSDNQRRWLQVFIEILFAGVLVLIAVQLYDGMNTLARRRSTTFLLQYPLWWNYAAALVPAVITAAIGVYVALVRVAEAVTRHTILSAAGADH; translated from the coding sequence ATGTTCAAGACGATCCACAAGATCTTTTACGGGCTTGCCTGGACCATGGCAGTTGTCGGCGGTGCCTTGCTGACAGCGCTGGTACTGATGCTCTGCCTGTCCATTCTGGGCCGCGAAGCGTCGGATGTGCTGCATTCTGCCTGGATGCAGGAAACCATGCCCGATGTCGCGCGGTCGCTGCTGGATGCCGGGGTCGGGCCGATCTTCGGCGATTATGAATTCCTTGTCGCAGGGCTGGCTGTCAGCGTGTTCTGCTTTCTGGGCTGGTGTCAGATCACCGCCGGGCACGCCACGGTGGATGTCTTCACCTCGGGCCTGAGCGACAACCAGCGCCGCTGGCTGCAAGTGTTCATCGAAATCCTTTTCGCGGGCGTTCTGGTTCTGATTGCGGTGCAGCTCTACGACGGGATGAACACCCTTGCCCGCCGCCGGTCGACGACGTTCCTGCTGCAATATCCCCTGTGGTGGAACTACGCCGCGGCCCTTGTGCCCGCCGTGATCACCGCCGCCATTGGCGTCTATGTGGCGCTTGTTCGCGTGGCCGAGGCGGTCACCAGACACACCATCCTCTCAGCCGCCGGAGCAGACCATTGA
- a CDS encoding TRAP transporter substrate-binding protein, producing MTKRTTLLGLMGATAIAALTTGAATAQEFTLRMHQFLPAQANVPRDVLDVWADNVERDSGGRIEIERYASMALGGTPPELMDQAMDGIADIIWTVNGYTPGRFPQTEVFELPFMVSDARAASSALWTMYEEHMQEDFAGVHMLAMWVHGPGMFHTNRPIVHPSDLQGMKIRGGSRGVNDLLALVGAEAVGLPVSGVPEALSRGVIDGTTIPWEVTSALHVSELVHNHTEIEGPALYVLTFSFAMNQDTYDSLPADLQEVIDNNSGLEFSIFAGGTQADADGPARQVAVDLGNNIVTVSEADAQEWVEVVQPLYATWVEDMNGRGIDGQALIDEARQLMSDYEAAN from the coding sequence ATGACGAAACGTACCACGCTTCTCGGCCTCATGGGGGCGACCGCAATTGCGGCGCTGACCACCGGGGCTGCGACGGCGCAGGAATTCACCCTGCGCATGCACCAGTTCCTGCCGGCGCAGGCCAACGTCCCGCGGGACGTGCTGGATGTCTGGGCTGACAACGTCGAGCGCGACTCGGGCGGCCGGATCGAGATCGAGCGTTACGCCTCGATGGCGCTGGGCGGCACCCCGCCGGAACTGATGGATCAGGCGATGGACGGCATTGCCGACATCATCTGGACGGTGAACGGCTACACGCCGGGCCGCTTCCCGCAGACCGAAGTGTTCGAACTGCCGTTCATGGTGTCGGATGCCCGCGCTGCCTCGTCCGCGCTGTGGACGATGTATGAAGAGCACATGCAGGAAGATTTCGCCGGCGTGCACATGCTGGCCATGTGGGTTCACGGCCCGGGCATGTTCCACACCAACCGCCCGATCGTGCACCCGTCCGATCTGCAAGGGATGAAAATCCGCGGCGGGTCGCGTGGCGTGAACGATCTGCTGGCGCTGGTGGGTGCCGAAGCCGTCGGTCTGCCAGTGTCGGGCGTGCCCGAGGCCCTGTCGCGCGGCGTCATCGACGGCACGACGATCCCGTGGGAAGTGACCTCGGCGCTGCACGTGTCCGAACTGGTGCACAACCACACCGAAATCGAAGGTCCGGCGCTGTATGTGCTGACGTTCTCGTTCGCAATGAACCAGGACACCTACGATTCGCTGCCCGCCGATCTGCAGGAAGTCATCGACAACAACTCGGGGCTCGAGTTCTCGATCTTCGCGGGCGGCACGCAAGCCGATGCTGACGGTCCGGCGCGTCAGGTCGCTGTCGATCTGGGCAACAACATCGTCACCGTGTCCGAAGCCGATGCGCAGGAATGGGTGGAGGTGGTCCAGCCGCTGTATGCAACCTGGGTTGAAGACATGAACGGTCGCGGCATCGACGGTCAGGCCCTGATCGACGAAGCCCGCCAGCTGATGTCTGACTACGAGGCTGCGAACTAA
- the maiA gene encoding maleylacetoacetate isomerase: protein MMRFHGYFRSSSSYRCRIAFNLKGLTPAFVPVHLVKDGGQQKSAAYRALNPQGLVPTLEVDGLVLTQSPAILEWLDETHPEPRLLPQDAAERAAVRAFCAVIACEIHPLQNLRTLQYLETAYGQGPDGKEAWCQRWIGEGLASCEALLAKRPPTRFAFGDAPGMAEIYLIPQFFSAKRFKVDTSAMPRLTEIAAACDTHPAFAAAHPSQQPDAE, encoded by the coding sequence ATGATGCGGTTTCACGGCTATTTCCGCAGCTCTTCCAGCTATCGTTGCCGCATTGCCTTCAACCTCAAGGGCCTGACGCCCGCGTTCGTACCGGTGCATCTGGTCAAGGATGGCGGGCAGCAGAAGTCGGCAGCATACCGTGCGCTGAACCCGCAAGGGCTGGTGCCGACGCTTGAGGTGGACGGGCTGGTGCTGACCCAATCACCCGCGATTCTGGAATGGCTGGACGAAACGCATCCCGAGCCGCGCCTGTTGCCGCAGGATGCGGCAGAGCGGGCGGCGGTGCGGGCTTTCTGTGCGGTGATCGCCTGCGAAATCCATCCGCTGCAGAACCTGCGGACCTTGCAGTATCTTGAAACCGCTTATGGCCAGGGGCCAGACGGCAAAGAGGCCTGGTGCCAGCGCTGGATCGGCGAGGGTCTGGCCAGTTGCGAGGCCCTTCTGGCCAAACGCCCGCCCACCCGCTTTGCCTTTGGCGACGCGCCGGGCATGGCCGAGATCTATCTGATTCCTCAGTTTTTTTCGGCCAAACGCTTCAAGGTTGATACCAGCGCCATGCCCCGCCTTACCGAGATTGCCGCCGCCTGCGATACGCATCCTGCCTTTGCGGCGGCGCACCCGTCGCAGCAGCCGGATGCCGAGTAA
- a CDS encoding fumarylacetoacetate hydrolase family protein — protein MTQYLFTPAPVRSLKVLGQAAEYPVSRIFCVGRNYEAHAAEMGGTVDREAPWYFTKSAVSAVCLSGETRPYPPGTSDFHYEMELVVAVGDAVFKADLAQAEAAIFAYGCGLDMTRRDRQQDGKDNRRPWDLGKDVEGSAVLTTLTPAAGFALAGRRIHLEVNGTTRQDATLDDMVWSPAEVISHLSHYYHLQPGDIILTGTPAGVGPVVAGDAITGGIDGLEPISLTLGAAE, from the coding sequence ATGACCCAGTATCTGTTTACACCCGCGCCCGTGCGCAGCCTCAAGGTGCTGGGGCAGGCGGCCGAATATCCCGTGTCGCGCATCTTCTGCGTGGGCCGCAACTATGAGGCGCACGCCGCCGAAATGGGCGGCACCGTGGACCGTGAGGCGCCGTGGTATTTCACCAAATCGGCGGTCTCGGCGGTGTGTCTGTCGGGCGAAACACGGCCCTATCCGCCGGGCACCTCGGATTTCCACTATGAGATGGAGCTGGTCGTCGCTGTCGGTGACGCCGTGTTCAAGGCCGATCTGGCGCAGGCCGAGGCCGCGATCTTCGCCTATGGCTGCGGGCTGGACATGACGCGGCGTGACCGCCAGCAAGACGGCAAGGACAACCGCCGCCCGTGGGATCTGGGCAAGGATGTCGAGGGTTCGGCAGTGCTGACCACGCTCACCCCGGCGGCAGGCTTCGCGCTGGCCGGACGGCGCATCCATCTGGAGGTCAACGGCACCACCCGGCAGGACGCCACGCTGGACGATATGGTCTGGTCGCCGGCCGAGGTCATCAGCCACCTGTCGCATTACTATCACCTGCAACCGGGCGACATCATCCTGACCGGCACGCCCGCAGGCGTCGGCCCGGTGGTGGCCGGGGATGCGATCACCGGTGGCATCGACGGGCTCGAGCCGATCAGCCTGACGCTGGGGGCCGCCGAATGA
- a CDS encoding ABC-F family ATP-binding cassette domain-containing protein — protein sequence MSMSVTLSRLSWSTPEGTALFTDLSLSFGAERTGLVGRNGTGKSTLLRLIAGALVPVSGTVQVTGRAALLRQSFAPGETLADLFGARDALALLDRAEAGEASADELAEADWTLPSRIDAALLRCGLAVAPDMPLDSLSGGQGTRAALAAAVFDAPAVLLLDEPTNNLDAEGRQAVLDLLAGWSGAAIVVSHDRALLDRMDAIVELTTLGAARFGGNYTDYRARKDIELSAAAQDLATASRAQDEAARRARQAAERKARKDGAGKRGRAAGGQPKILMDRAQERAESSGGANARLRDARASAVAEASEAARSRIEILQPLRMDLPPTGLPRDKVVLQVQGVTGGHDPARPVIRDVSFQLTGPERVAITGANGSGKSTLLALITGALQPAAGQIHRRVPHALLDQTVSLLNPDETLRDGFKRLNPTADETQIRATLARFLFRAGDALQRVGTLSGGQRLRAGLACALGGEQPPGLLILDEPTNHLDLDATEALEVALTSFDGALVVVSHDQRFLASLNLDRRIALS from the coding sequence CTGTCCATGTCTGTCACCCTGTCCCGTCTGAGCTGGTCCACCCCTGAGGGGACCGCGCTTTTCACCGATCTTTCCCTGTCCTTCGGCGCTGAACGCACCGGACTTGTCGGCCGCAATGGCACCGGCAAAAGCACGCTGCTGCGGCTGATTGCCGGCGCGCTGGTGCCGGTGTCGGGCACGGTGCAGGTTACGGGCCGCGCCGCGCTGCTGCGCCAGAGCTTTGCGCCCGGAGAAACCCTCGCCGACCTCTTCGGCGCCCGCGACGCCTTGGCCCTGCTGGACCGGGCCGAGGCGGGCGAGGCCAGCGCTGACGAGCTGGCCGAGGCTGACTGGACGCTGCCGTCCCGCATCGACGCTGCCTTGCTGCGCTGCGGGCTGGCTGTCGCGCCGGACATGCCGCTGGACAGTCTCAGCGGCGGGCAGGGGACGCGGGCGGCGCTGGCGGCGGCGGTGTTTGACGCGCCGGCGGTGTTGCTGCTGGACGAGCCGACCAACAACCTTGACGCGGAGGGGCGGCAGGCCGTGCTGGACCTGCTGGCAGGCTGGTCCGGGGCGGCGATCGTGGTCAGCCATGACCGCGCGCTGCTGGACCGGATGGATGCCATCGTCGAACTGACCACGCTGGGCGCGGCGCGGTTTGGCGGGAATTACACCGATTACCGCGCCCGCAAGGACATCGAGCTGAGCGCGGCGGCGCAGGATCTGGCAACTGCGTCGCGCGCGCAGGACGAAGCCGCGCGCCGCGCCCGGCAAGCCGCCGAGCGCAAGGCGCGCAAGGATGGTGCGGGCAAGCGGGGGCGGGCGGCGGGCGGGCAGCCGAAGATCCTGATGGACCGGGCGCAAGAGCGCGCAGAGTCGAGCGGCGGCGCGAATGCCCGCCTGCGCGATGCCCGCGCGTCGGCGGTGGCCGAGGCCAGCGAGGCCGCACGGTCCCGCATCGAAATCCTCCAGCCGCTGCGCATGGACCTGCCGCCGACGGGCCTGCCGCGCGACAAGGTGGTGCTGCAGGTGCAGGGCGTCACCGGCGGGCATGACCCGGCGCGCCCGGTAATCCGCGATGTGTCGTTCCAGCTGACCGGGCCCGAGCGGGTGGCGATCACCGGGGCAAATGGCAGCGGGAAATCGACGTTGCTGGCGCTGATCACGGGGGCACTGCAACCCGCCGCCGGTCAGATCCACCGCCGTGTTCCCCATGCGCTGCTGGATCAGACCGTGAGCCTGCTCAATCCCGATGAAACCCTGCGCGACGGCTTCAAACGCCTCAACCCCACAGCCGATGAAACCCAGATCCGTGCCACGCTCGCGCGGTTTCTGTTCCGCGCGGGCGATGCCTTGCAGCGGGTCGGCACGCTCAGCGGCGGTCAGCGTCTGCGCGCCGGGTTGGCCTGTGCGCTGGGTGGGGAACAGCCGCCCGGGCTGCTGATACTGGACGAGCCGACCAATCATCTGGATCTGGACGCAACCGAGGCGCTTGAGGTCGCGCTGACCAGCTTTGACGGTGCGCTGGTGGTGGTCAGCCATGACCAGCGGTTTCTTGCGTCACTCAATCTGGATCGCCGGATCGCCTTGTCCTGA
- a CDS encoding substrate-binding domain-containing protein: MRLMLSAAFIALATAPAVADEIRIAHIHDSTGALEAYAAQSQTGLLLGIEYATQGTMQIDGHDLVVTEYDSQLRPDLGRALLAQAFGDDDAHIAVGPTSSGVALAMLPVAEEYERILLVEPAVADSITGSEWNRYIFRTGRNSSQDAISNAIALGQEGVVVATLAQDYAFGRDGIAAFREALADTPAQLVHEEYVPTDTTDFTAAAERIFNALQEHEGDRRLFVIWAGGGNPMGRIQAMDPSRFGIQLATGGNILPAMVGYRDFPGMEGATYYYYEIPQNPVNDWLVEQHMARFGTPPDFFTAGGMASGIAVVEALRATGGSTDTEELIAAMEGMHFETPKGEMWFRAEDHQAMQSMYHFRIRVEDDVEWAIPDLVREITPDMMDIPIRNQ; encoded by the coding sequence ATGAGACTGATGTTAAGCGCCGCGTTCATCGCGCTCGCCACCGCACCCGCCGTGGCCGATGAGATCCGCATTGCCCATATCCACGATTCCACCGGCGCGCTCGAGGCCTATGCCGCGCAAAGTCAGACCGGGCTGCTGCTGGGGATCGAATACGCCACCCAAGGCACCATGCAGATCGACGGTCATGATCTGGTGGTGACCGAATACGACAGCCAGCTGCGCCCCGATCTGGGCCGCGCGCTGCTGGCGCAGGCCTTTGGCGACGATGATGCGCATATCGCCGTGGGGCCGACCTCGTCGGGCGTGGCACTGGCCATGCTGCCGGTCGCCGAGGAATACGAGCGCATCCTGCTGGTCGAGCCCGCCGTGGCGGACTCGATCACCGGGTCCGAATGGAACCGCTACATCTTCCGCACCGGGCGCAACTCCAGCCAGGACGCCATCTCGAACGCCATCGCGCTGGGGCAAGAGGGCGTTGTGGTCGCCACGCTGGCGCAGGATTATGCCTTTGGCCGTGACGGCATCGCCGCCTTCCGCGAGGCGCTGGCCGATACCCCCGCCCAGCTGGTGCACGAGGAATACGTGCCCACCGACACCACCGATTTCACCGCCGCTGCCGAGCGTATCTTCAACGCGCTGCAAGAGCACGAGGGCGACCGCCGGTTGTTCGTGATCTGGGCCGGGGGCGGCAACCCGATGGGCCGCATTCAGGCGATGGACCCGTCGCGTTTCGGCATCCAGCTGGCCACCGGCGGCAACATCCTGCCCGCGATGGTCGGCTACCGCGACTTCCCGGGCATGGAGGGCGCGACCTATTACTACTATGAAATCCCGCAGAACCCGGTGAACGACTGGCTGGTCGAACAGCACATGGCCCGCTTCGGCACCCCGCCGGACTTCTTCACCGCCGGCGGCATGGCCTCGGGCATCGCGGTTGTCGAGGCTTTGCGCGCCACCGGCGGCTCGACCGACACCGAAGAGCTGATCGCGGCCATGGAAGGCATGCATTTCGAGACCCCCAAAGGCGAGATGTGGTTCCGGGCCGAGGACCATCAGGCGATGCAGTCGATGTACCACTTCCGCATCCGGGTCGAGGATGACGTGGAATGGGCGATCCCCGATCTGGTGCGTGAGATCACGCCGGACATGATGGATATCCCGATCCGCAACCAGTGA
- a CDS encoding ABC transporter ATP-binding protein, whose amino-acid sequence MQPSLVTKDLTVRFGGHVAVDHVSCAFTPGQLTAIVGPNGAGKTTYFNLISGQIRATSGRVELLGQDITRLPVAARTEAGLGRAFQLTNLFPRLTVLENVRLVVQARERRGFNLWTMAMGHRDLIAEAEAVLDRVRLTALAHQTVSALSHGDQRKLEVAAMIALKPRVFMFDEPTAGMSVEEAPVILDLIAGIKAQADTTILLVEHKMDVIRSLADRIIVLHNGALVADGAPAEVMASDVVQEAYLGKELTDV is encoded by the coding sequence ATGCAGCCCTCGCTTGTCACCAAGGATCTGACCGTGCGCTTTGGCGGCCATGTCGCCGTGGACCATGTGAGCTGCGCCTTCACCCCCGGCCAGCTGACCGCCATCGTCGGGCCGAACGGCGCGGGCAAGACCACGTATTTCAACCTGATCTCCGGTCAGATCCGCGCCACTTCGGGCCGTGTCGAGCTGCTGGGGCAGGACATCACCCGCCTGCCCGTCGCCGCCCGGACCGAGGCGGGACTGGGCCGCGCCTTCCAGCTGACCAACCTCTTCCCGCGCCTGACGGTGCTGGAAAACGTCCGTCTGGTCGTGCAGGCGCGCGAGCGGCGCGGGTTCAATCTGTGGACCATGGCGATGGGCCACCGCGACCTGATCGCCGAGGCCGAAGCGGTGCTCGACCGCGTGCGCCTGACCGCGCTGGCGCATCAGACCGTCAGCGCGCTCAGCCACGGCGATCAGCGCAAGCTCGAGGTGGCGGCGATGATCGCGCTCAAGCCCCGTGTCTTCATGTTCGATGAACCCACTGCCGGCATGTCGGTCGAAGAAGCGCCGGTCATTCTGGACCTGATCGCCGGGATCAAGGCGCAAGCCGACACCACCATCCTGCTGGTCGAACACAAGATGGACGTGATCCGCTCGCTGGCCGACCGGATCATCGTTCTGCACAACGGCGCGCTGGTGGCCGATGGCGCGCCGGCAGAGGTGATGGCCTCGGATGTCGTGCAAGAGGCCTATCTGGGCAAGGAACTGACCGATGTCTGA
- a CDS encoding ABC transporter ATP-binding protein, with translation MSDPILSLRDVKTDIAQYHILHGVSFDVPRGGVTMLLGRNGAGKTTTLRTIMGLWKPHAGEILLDGAAINGQTPSQIARRGIGFVPEDMGIFSDLTVEENIRLAALTGAPNPERLHWIFGAFPALKTFWHSAAGTLSGGQKQMLSVARAMVEERELYLIDEPSKGLAPAIVATLARALKDLKARGASILMVEQNFSLARALGDHVVVMDDGKIIWTGAMADLKADASLQERLMGLKMEHA, from the coding sequence ATGTCTGACCCGATCCTGTCCCTGCGCGACGTCAAGACCGACATTGCACAATACCACATCCTGCACGGCGTCAGTTTCGACGTGCCGCGCGGCGGGGTGACCATGCTGCTGGGCCGCAACGGCGCGGGCAAGACCACGACGCTGCGCACGATCATGGGTCTGTGGAAGCCCCATGCCGGGGAAATACTGCTCGACGGCGCGGCCATCAACGGCCAGACCCCGTCGCAGATCGCCCGGCGCGGCATCGGTTTCGTGCCCGAGGATATGGGCATCTTTTCCGACCTCACGGTCGAGGAAAACATCCGCCTCGCCGCGCTCACCGGCGCGCCCAACCCTGAGCGGCTGCACTGGATTTTCGGCGCCTTTCCCGCGCTGAAAACCTTCTGGCACTCGGCGGCGGGCACGCTGTCGGGCGGGCAAAAGCAGATGCTGTCCGTCGCCCGCGCGATGGTGGAAGAGCGCGAACTCTATCTGATCGACGAACCGTCCAAGGGCCTCGCCCCCGCCATCGTCGCCACACTGGCGCGCGCGCTCAAGGATCTCAAGGCGCGCGGCGCCTCGATCTTGATGGTCGAGCAGAACTTCTCGCTCGCCCGCGCCTTGGGCGATCACGTCGTGGTCATGGATGACGGCAAGATCATCTGGACCGGCGCGATGGCCGATCTCAAAGCCGACGCCTCCCTGCAAGAACGCCTGATGGGCCTGAAAATGGAGCACGCATGA
- a CDS encoding branched-chain amino acid ABC transporter permease — MSAQSPGAAPSHAPTITRLPLSERMKPWLPYLLVPVLMVLGYFAIDSSSSWLTLTVSGLAMGMMIFVIASGMTLVFGLMDVINFGHGAFISFGAFVGTSVLLALGTMTGAPSLLLNLLAITGAVMAAMVVTGGIGFAFERFIVRPVYGSHLKQILVTMGGLIVAEQLIYVIWGGHEIVIARPETLKGAITFAGAALEKYRLVAVAVGLVVFLSLRAVLRRTKLGLIVRAGVENPEMVQALGYNITRVFVGVFVTGSALAGLGGVMWALYQEVITAHMGNEIMILVFIVVIIGGLGSVEGCFIGALTVGLVQNYAAFLEPKLALISNIALMVAILMWRPMGMVPVVKAK, encoded by the coding sequence ATGAGCGCGCAATCCCCGGGCGCTGCGCCCAGCCACGCCCCCACCATCACCCGCCTGCCGCTGTCCGAGCGGATGAAACCCTGGCTGCCCTATCTGCTGGTGCCGGTGCTGATGGTGCTGGGGTATTTCGCCATCGACTCAAGCAGCTCATGGCTGACGCTGACCGTCTCGGGTCTGGCCATGGGGATGATGATCTTCGTCATCGCCTCGGGCATGACGCTGGTCTTCGGGCTGATGGACGTCATCAACTTCGGCCACGGCGCGTTCATCTCGTTCGGCGCTTTCGTCGGCACCTCGGTGCTGCTGGCACTCGGCACGATGACCGGCGCACCCTCGCTATTGCTCAACCTTCTGGCCATCACCGGTGCCGTGATGGCCGCCATGGTCGTCACCGGCGGCATCGGCTTTGCGTTTGAGCGCTTCATCGTGCGCCCGGTCTATGGCTCGCACCTCAAGCAGATTCTGGTGACAATGGGCGGGCTGATCGTGGCCGAACAGCTGATCTACGTGATCTGGGGCGGGCATGAGATCGTCATCGCCCGGCCCGAAACGCTCAAGGGCGCGATCACCTTTGCAGGCGCGGCGCTGGAGAAATACCGGCTGGTTGCGGTGGCCGTCGGGCTGGTGGTGTTCCTGTCGCTGCGCGCCGTACTGCGCCGCACCAAGCTGGGGCTGATCGTGCGCGCCGGGGTCGAAAACCCCGAGATGGTGCAGGCGCTTGGCTACAACATCACCCGCGTGTTTGTCGGCGTGTTCGTCACCGGCTCGGCGCTGGCTGGCCTCGGCGGGGTGATGTGGGCGCTCTATCAGGAGGTGATCACCGCCCATATGGGCAACGAGATCATGATCCTTGTCTTCATCGTGGTGATCATCGGCGGGCTCGGCTCGGTCGAAGGCTGCTTTATCGGCGCGCTGACCGTGGGTCTGGTGCAGAACTACGCCGCCTTTCTGGAACCCAAACTGGCGCTGATCTCAAACATCGCGCTGATGGTGGCGATCCTGATGTGGCGGCCCATGGGCATGGTCCCTGTGGTAAAGGCGAAATAA
- a CDS encoding branched-chain amino acid ABC transporter permease, with product MRLLSGDPPKSIVLSVLLLAVLVALAFAPFLFPGSRSLETAARICIFIVLVASYDLLLGYGGIVSFAHTMFFGMGAYGVAIATDRMGTGYGALMLGALAGMTVAGVVALLVALLSLRVRAIFFAMITLAIASAVAVLVSQLSGFTGGEDGMNIRIPRELTPAFRLGEVFGTQITGKILNYYVVFFACLALFLLMLRIVNSPFGRVLQAIRENAFRAEAIGYRVVLYRAMATCLSAMIAALAGSLFALWLRYVGPATTLGMEIMMDILLIVVIGGMGTMYGAVVGTAIFVLAQNYLKSLMGGLSEATASLPLIPDLLSPDRWLLWLGVLFILSVYFFPTGIVGRLRGTR from the coding sequence ATGCGGCTTCTCTCAGGCGATCCCCCCAAAAGCATCGTGCTCTCGGTGCTGCTGCTCGCGGTGCTGGTGGCACTGGCCTTTGCCCCCTTCCTGTTCCCCGGCTCACGGTCCTTGGAGACGGCAGCGCGGATCTGCATCTTCATCGTGCTGGTCGCCAGCTATGATCTGCTGCTGGGCTATGGCGGCATCGTCAGCTTTGCCCATACGATGTTCTTTGGCATGGGCGCGTATGGCGTCGCCATCGCCACCGACCGGATGGGCACCGGCTATGGCGCGCTCATGCTGGGTGCGCTGGCGGGCATGACGGTGGCGGGCGTTGTGGCGCTGCTGGTGGCGCTGCTGTCGCTGCGCGTGCGGGCGATTTTCTTTGCGATGATCACCCTCGCTATTGCATCGGCCGTGGCGGTGCTGGTCAGCCAGCTGTCGGGCTTTACCGGCGGCGAGGATGGCATGAACATCCGCATCCCGCGCGAACTGACCCCGGCCTTCCGGCTGGGCGAGGTCTTCGGCACGCAGATCACCGGCAAGATCCTCAACTATTACGTGGTGTTTTTCGCCTGTCTGGCGTTGTTCCTCTTGATGCTCAGGATCGTGAATTCACCGTTCGGCCGCGTCCTGCAAGCGATCCGCGAGAACGCCTTCCGCGCCGAGGCCATCGGCTACCGCGTCGTGCTCTACCGCGCCATGGCCACCTGCCTGTCGGCGATGATCGCCGCGCTCGCGGGATCGCTGTTCGCGCTCTGGCTGCGCTATGTCGGCCCGGCAACAACGCTGGGCATGGAGATCATGATGGACATCCTGCTGATCGTGGTGATCGGCGGCATGGGCACGATGTACGGGGCGGTGGTCGGCACGGCGATCTTCGTGCTGGCGCAGAACTACCTCAAATCGCTGATGGGCGGCCTGTCCGAGGCCACCGCCTCGCTGCCGCTGATCCCCGACCTGCTCAGCCCCGACCGCTGGCTCTTGTGGCTGGGGGTGCTGTTCATCCTCTCGGTCTATTTCTTCCCCACCGGCATCGTCGGACGGCTCAGGGGCACCCGGTGA
- a CDS encoding alpha/beta fold hydrolase yields MTPATALHRWGAGAPVILLHGWTMTGDVWAPVAERLKGESFAPDLPGHGATTGYAPSVEGGVAQLRDLIADQGLQEATLVGWSLGALIGWSYLAQGGTGIARMVSLDMSPCPLPAPGWDFPMRGQNAGKAARGATRFRRDWPAAAPAIAQGMFARPEGCALMSRAHAETRIRAQNPDAMTRFWTSLTMIDLRLSLTAIRQPLLALHGAQSRVYPPATGHWIAQHAPSGRALVLPGCGHAPNLEDPAATATAIARFQSAA; encoded by the coding sequence GTGACACCGGCCACGGCGCTGCACCGCTGGGGCGCGGGCGCGCCGGTAATCCTGCTGCACGGCTGGACAATGACCGGCGACGTCTGGGCCCCGGTGGCCGAGCGGCTGAAGGGCGAAAGCTTCGCCCCCGACCTGCCCGGCCACGGGGCAACGACGGGATACGCGCCCAGCGTGGAGGGCGGCGTGGCGCAACTGCGCGACCTGATCGCTGACCAGGGGCTGCAAGAGGCCACGCTGGTCGGCTGGTCACTGGGCGCGCTGATCGGCTGGTCGTATCTCGCACAGGGCGGCACCGGCATCGCCCGCATGGTCTCGCTCGACATGTCGCCCTGCCCGCTGCCCGCGCCCGGCTGGGACTTTCCCATGCGCGGCCAAAACGCCGGGAAAGCCGCCCGAGGCGCCACCCGCTTCCGTCGGGACTGGCCCGCGGCCGCCCCTGCCATCGCTCAGGGCATGTTCGCCCGGCCGGAAGGCTGCGCGCTGATGTCCCGCGCGCATGCGGAAACCCGCATCCGCGCCCAGAACCCCGACGCGATGACCCGTTTCTGGACCTCCCTGACCATGATCGACCTGCGCCTGTCGCTGACCGCCATCCGCCAGCCCCTGCTCGCCCTCCACGGCGCGCAAAGCCGCGTCTACCCTCCCGCGACCGGCCACTGGATCGCGCAACACGCCCCGTCGGGCCGCGCCCTTGTCCTGCCCGGCTGCGGCCACGCCCCCAATCTCGAAGACCCCGCCGCCACGGCCACCGCCATCGCCCGTTTCCAAAGCGCGGCATAG
- a CDS encoding hotdog family protein, which yields MKAGDVAETTRRYTAQDMADFAALTGSALPDHVPEPLIAALFSFLLGVRLPGAGTNYLKQSLAFTGRAAIDTTLTARVEITRVRPEKHLVDLRTTCHSADGTLICEGRALVLARDVTA from the coding sequence ATGAAAGCCGGTGATGTCGCCGAAACCACCCGCCGCTACACCGCGCAAGACATGGCCGATTTCGCCGCCCTCACCGGCAGCGCGCTGCCCGACCACGTCCCCGAACCGCTGATCGCCGCGCTGTTCTCGTTTCTGCTGGGGGTCAGGCTGCCGGGGGCTGGCACGAATTACCTCAAACAAAGCCTCGCCTTCACGGGTCGTGCCGCAATCGACACCACGCTGACCGCGCGCGTGGAAATCACCCGTGTGCGGCCCGAAAAACACCTCGTCGATTTGCGGACGACCTGTCACAGCGCGGATGGAACACTGATCTGCGAAGGCCGCGCGCTGGTACTCGCGCGGGACGTCACTGCCTGA